TTATCCTTCTTTCAGTAATGGTCTTCTCAAGGTTTTTTCTCAACCCGCTTCTGTACTTCTTTGTGGTAGAAGGGTGCATGATATTTCTGGTAGTCACCAGAAGGAGATACGAATTCTGGCTCCTCATACTCTCAATGATAACTCCTATCAGTACAGAAGCTGTGGCTCTTTTTGCTGGGATCGGGACTGTCGGTCATATTTTTGGTACTCTTGTGTCCAGTATCACTATGCTCCTTGGATTGATCGACGAAATACCCCGAGAGCGCCTTATAAGGAGAATTAATCTCAAAGGTCGTTCAAATCGGAGTCGTGTTCAAACACTCATGTTCACTTTTGGAGAAGTTTCGAGACTCGAAAAGCTTCAGATGAGTCCTGCTCACGTAATAGTCTCGGCTGGCAGGCTCTATTTCACCTTGAAACTTCCATATGAAGGTGAAACACTCATGTCCTTTTCATTGAATGAATTAAAAGAAACTGCTGTTCACCAGGTAATATCAGAAAACAAACCATATTATCCAAGGTTAAGAGATCTGTTCATACCAGTGCGAAATGTTAGAAGCATTGGTAAACCCAGACATTATGACTATTTTCTGGTAATTAAAACAGCAGATAACGTGTGGACTTTCTATGAAGAACCCAAAACGCTGTTGAATTTTCAGAAAGAAATTGAGGAAGCCATGAAGAAGAGGAGGAGCTGAGCTCCTCCTCTTATTTTCTTGCTAATTTCATTCCCGCCTCGATAGCCTTGAGATTCATTTCGATCAGAGCAGCTTTTTTCCCAGTAAGCTTTTTTCTCAGTGCTTTTTCGACACTCTCGACAGAGACTGCCCCTGTCCTCTCAAGATACGCACCGAGCATGACCATGTTCGCCACTTTTGTGTTGCCAATTTCCTCGGCTACTTTGTTGGCGTTTACCTTAACAATTTCGATATCTTTTCTCTGGGGTTCTCTATCAACAACCGATGTGTTGAGAATCAACAGCCCTTCTTTTTTCAATGTCGATTCAAATTTCAGCAGAGACGGTATGTTCATGATAATGAGTTCGCCTGGGGTATCGGTTATCGGAGAGCCAATGGTCTCATCACTTATAACCACGGTGCAGTTAGCTGTTCCACCGCGCATCTCAGGTCCGTAGGAAGGTAACCATGTGCTGTGTTTATCGTCGTACATGGCAGCCGTTGCCAGGATCTGACCTAGAAGCATTACTCCCTGTCCTCCGAATCCGGCAGCTATGAGAATGTTTTCGCTCATTTCAGCTCACCTACCTTGTCAACAAAGACGCCAAGGGGATACTCCTTTTTCAAGTTTTCGTTTAGCCATTTCATTGCCTCGATGGGATCCAGTCCCCAATTCGTGGGACAGGTGGAAAGAACTTCGACGAGAGAAAATCCCAGACCCTTGATCTGAGCGATGAAGGCTTTTTTTATAGCCTGTTTAGCTTTTCTCACTTCAGCTGGAGAACTTACAGCAACTCTTTCCAGGTAAACTACACCAGAGAGTTCTTTTAGAACTTCGCTGACATGTATAGGATAACCTTCTCTGTCTGCCTCTCTACCATACGGTGAAGTGGTTGTCTTCATCCCAAGAAGGGTGGTAGGAGCCATCTGACCGCCAGTCATTCCGTAAATAGCATTGTTTATGAAAATGGTTGTTATTCTTTCTCCTCTGTTGGCAGCATGGATTATTTCTGCGGTGCCGATCGCTGCAAGGTCACCATCGCCCTGATAAGTGAAGACCACTCTGTCGGGCATTGCTCGTTTCATTCCCGTTGCAACTGCTGGTGCCCTACCATGCGCAGCGACGGTTCCATCAACATCGAAGAAGGTATAAGCGAAAACAGAACACCCCACAGGAGCCACCATGAGAGTCTTACCCTGTATTCCAAGTTCATCGATGACCTCAGCTATTAGCCGATGAACGATTCCGTGATGACACCCAGGACAGTACGTGAACTCTTTATCAGAAAGGGATTTTGGTCTTTCGAATATCGCCTTGGCTGCCATTTCATTCACTCCTCTCGACGATCTTTTTGAGTTCCCTCAGAACTTCCTCAGGTGTGGGAACAACGCCACCGGTCCTGCCATAGAAATCGACCTTTATCTTTCCGTTCACCGCTAACTTAACGTCTTCAACCATCTGACCGGTGGACATTTCAACGGTGAGAACAGCTTTCTTCCCAGAAACAGCGCTTTCGAGTTCCTTATAGGGGAAAGGCCACAACGTTATTGGTCTGAACAGACCAACTTTAATGCCCTCACTTCTGGCCTTTTTTACAACACTGCCAAGGATTCTTGCCATGGTTCCATATCCGACAAGGAGGTATTCGGCATCATCAATCATCTCAGTGTCGTAGCGCACTTCGTTTGCTTCTATTTCTCTATATTTTTTCTGATATCCTATGTTCATTTTTTCTAGATTGATAGGGTCGATATCAAAGGAGGTGATTTTGTGAGGTTCCCTGCCTTCGCAACCCTGCATGGCCCATGAGCTATGGTCCGGAAGTGTGTTCAGGTCTCTGAAATCCGGGAATTCCACGGGTTCCATCATCTGTCCCAGCATTCCATCAGCCAGGATAAGAGCCGGGTTCCTATATTTATCAGCAAGATCGAAAGCCAGTTGAACGAGGTCCACAGCTTCCTGAACAGAGCTGGGAGCAAGAACGATCAAATTATAGTCGCCATGGCCTCCGCCCTTCGTTGCCTGAAAGTAGTCGCTCTGTGCCGGCTGGATATCTCCCAGGCCAGGACCTCCACGGACAACGTTGATGAACACACAGGGAAGTTCAGCACCGGCGATGTAAGAGATGCCTTCCTGCATTAGACTAAACCCCGGACTGGAAGTGGAAGTCATCACGCGAGTTCCAGTGCTGGCCGCTCCGTATATCATGTTTACAGCAGCTACTTCACTTTCGGACTGAAGAAAGGTTCCCTTGACTTCGGGAAGTCTTCTGGCCATGTATTCCGTGAGTTCTGATTGTGGTGTAATGGGGTAACCAAAATAGAGTCTACAGCCTGCCCTTATAGCGGCTTCGGCCATAGCTTCATTTCCTTTAACCATAACTTTTTCAGCCATGTTCTTTCCCCCTTCATCCTCTTACTTCGACGTTTTCACGGTAAACAGTAATCGCTGTGTCCGGACACATCATATAGCAAAAACCACAGCCGATACAGTTTTCCTGGTCGACCTGCGTGGCGGGGTGGTAACCTTTACTGTTAAAATGGCTGGCGAAATCCAGCACCTTCTTGGGACAGACACTTATGCATAACCCGCAACCTTTACAACGCTCTTCGTTGATTGTTACGAAATTCTTTGGCATTCTCAACCCTCCCAAGGTGTTTTAAGAAATTTTTTTATCTTGAAAATTGGAAATTTTTCTTCTTCAAAGTTTAAATCATCTGCGATCACCGTAGCGGCCACAGGAATATTAGTGAGTTCAGATACCCTGCTGATAAACTTTTCACCGAAAAGAACATTTTCCACAGTTGTTTCCCGGCCGAGGTTCGCATTGTTTATTAGAAAGTCGATTCTTCTCCTGGAAACTCTTGAAAGCCTTTGGAGGTGTTCTACGGTCTTTTCAACGGTATTGGTAAAAGGTCTGTAAGGGTTGATAACAAAATAAGTCTTAACATTCTTCCCATCCAATGCTACCTTCAGTGAGCCAAGAGCGATGGCACCATCATCATTTCCGCCCACGTCGATCACAAGTGAATATTCCTCATTGGCGATATAACCATGAACAACTGGAGATATTATTGGAAGGTCAGCATGCATCAGCGCACCATGGGGAGCGATAAGTTTTATGCCCATACGATTGAGCTCTTCAACGTGATCTCTGGACCTGAAGTAAGGGCTGATGACGTCTATATCAGCCAGAGCCACTCTCTTGAATTTTTCTTTTAACTTGACGGCGACATTCAAGGAGATCTCGGTCTTTCCGCTGCCGAACATCCCCATGAAGATCGATATCCTGCTGTCAAACATCATTTCACCTCAATAAGTTTTGGCCTTCTCTTCACCCTTCAAAACCCTGCAAGCTGCAAGGGCAAGAGCAAGTTCTTCGTTCCCACCTGGAACGACCTCAACTGGAGCAATGAAAGAGACCTTCTCGCTGATCCATGGGACAAGGTATTTGGTGTCATGAGCCAAACCACCGGTGAGAATTATCGCATCTACTTCTCCCTTAAGGGCGGCGGCCATTTTCCCGATCCACTTAGTAATCTGATATGCCATGCCGCGATAGAACAGCTCCAGTTCCCCCGTTTCACCGTTTCTGAGTCTTTGCTGTATCTTGGTGCAATCATTGGTGCCAGTGTACGCCACCAGCCCCCCCTTGCCCTTTATCAGCTTTTTAATTTCATTCTTGGCATACTTTTTACTGAAGCAGAGCTTGATTAACTGCGTTAACGGGAGTGTTCCGGATCTTTCGGGTGTGTATGGTCCGTCTCCATTAAGAGCATTGTTTACATCTACAACTCTACCTTTTTCGTGGGCACCTATCGAAATACCGCCTCCCATATGAACAACAACGAAGTTCATTTCTTCATATCTTCTGCCATACTTCTGAGCCACGGAGCGAGCAACTGCTTTCTGGTTCAATGCGTGGAAGATTGATTTTCGCTGAAAATCGGGATGCCCGCTGAATTTGGCTACTTCCTTCATTTCATCGACGACTACTGGGTCGGCAATGAATGCGGGAATCTCTTTGGAAGCATTGGTTGTCAGCTCTTTGGCGAGAATCGCCCCGAGGTTTGAAGCGTGTTCGCCGTACTTTGCTGCCTTGAGGTCATCTATCATCCTATCATTAACGAAATAAGTACCACCCTTAAGAGGCCTTAATAGTCCTCCTCTACCGACGATGGCATCGAAGCTATCTAATGAATATCCACTCTCACTGAGAAAGCTTAGGATCAGTTCTTTTCTGAAATCCTTCTGGGAATACAGATTTTCGAATTTTGAAAGCTCTTCTGTTGAATGTCTGATTGTTTTGGTTTCAACGATTGTTTCGTTCTCAAATATGGCGAGCTTTGTTGAGGTTGATCCGGGATTGATCACGAGGATTCTCATTTTGAAGCCCCCTTTGCTATCAAAACATTCAGGGCAATGGATAAGAGTTTTGTGAGATCTGAATCAGCTCTTGAGGTCAACACAATGGGTGCCTTTCCACCCATTATGGTACTGGCAACGAGGGCACCACCGAGAAAAACCATAGCTTTGTAGAAAATGTTCCCGGCTTCTATATCTGGCATTATGAGGATATCAGCCTTTCCAGCAACGGGACTGTCGATTCCTTTGTGCCTTGCAGCTTCTTCTGAAATGGCGTTATCAAGCGCGAGAGGACCGTCGACAATCACATCCGGAATTTGATTGCGATGTGCCATCTTTGAAAGTATAGCTGCATCGATGGTAGCGGGCATCTTTTCATTTACGACCTCGATGGCACCAAGGATGGCTACCTTTGGATTATCTATTCCCAGTGCGGCGGCGACTTTTGAAGCGTTAACGATAGAATCCACCTTTTGTTTTAGACTGGGCGCAATCACCATTCCTGCATCGGTTACGATGAGCAGCCTGTCAAAACCTGGTATTTCAAACACGCTCACAAGGTTCATTGTCCGCCCGGCTCTGAGTCCATATTCTTCTTTAAGATAAACGCTCAAAAGCTCACCAGTTTTGATTTTACCCTTCATCAGGAGATCAGCTTTTCCACAGGCGACTGCTTCGACTGCAGCAGTTACAGCTTCAGAAGTACTAGCCGCGTGTACTATTTTAAAACCTTCTGATAAACCGACATTCGTGCAAAGTTTCTTTAACTCCGTTGCATCACCAAATAACACGAATTCCGCAAGATCACGTTCAATGGCTTCTTTCACTGCCTTTAGAACGATCTCATCCTCCGCAGCAGCTACGGCGATCTTTTTATCACTGCCCTTCGCAATGTCGAATAATTGTGAGAGTTTATCGATCATACTATTCCCTCCAGTGAAAGGCATTTTGCGTTTTCTTCTCCAGAAAGCACTCTTTCGGCTCCCATTGCCAGTGAAAGTAATTCATTGTCCCCCGGTTTAACGACCACAAGACCAAAATTCGAAATGTAGGATTTTATCTCTTCGACAAAATCGGGATTGTAAGCCATTCCACCGGTGAGAATAATGGCGTCTACATTTCCTCCTGCTACTGCGCACAGACCACCGATCTCCTTCGCGATTTGATATACCATGGCCTGCAGAACTTTCTTTGCATATTCATCATTTTTAGCTCTTTGAAGGACTTCCTGCAGGTTATCTGTTCCGAGATACGCAATGAGCCCTCCCCTGCTAGAATAACGCTTTATCAATTCTTTTTCAGAGAATTGCCCGCTGAAAGCCTTTTCGACCACATCTCCCACTGGGAGATCACCGGACCTGTTGGAACCAAAGGGCCCTTCATCCTTACTGTTATTAACATCGATCATCTTTCCATTTACCTGTAAGCCCACAGATATTCCTCCGCCGAGATGGGTGATGACAAAGGTCAATTTGCTGACATCGGTTTCCATTTCTTTTGCAACTTCTCTGGCGACAGCTTTCATATTCAATGCATGGAAAAGGCTCATTCTTTTCAACTGCGGTATACCTGTCAAGCGTGCTTCCGGGCATAATTCGTCCACCGAAACCGGATCAGTTATAAACACAGGGATCTCACCTTTAGAGAGGATCATACCTATGGGAGCTGCGTAGTTCGAGGGATGATCAAGAATGGCTTTATGCAGCAGATAATTGACCATATCTTCGTCAACCTGGTATGTTCCACTTTCTAAAGGAGGGAGAATTCCTCCACGACAGGCGATAGCATTGAAATCTTTCACTCTGTATCCGTTTTTTGAGAGAAATTTTTCTATGGCTCTGGCCCTCGCTTCGACCTTATCCGGAACAGCCATACCCTCCTCTTCTTCTGGAGAGTGCTTGACGTATTCTTTTCTGGTTATCTGTTTGTCTTCATAAATCCCGAGTTTTGTAGAAGTCGAACCGGGATTTATCACGAGTATTCTCATTGACATCCCCCCTCAGAGCAACCCTTTTTCTTTTCCATATTCGAGCACGGTTTGTTTTAATCTCTTTACACCTTCTACAATATCTTTTTCAGGCGGAAGGCAGAAGGAAAGTCTCATAGAATTGTCACAGCCGCCACCAATGGAAAAGGCGGCACCGGGAATGAAAAGTATACCGTTTTTCTTCCCGTAATCCATCATTTCCATCGTGTCAAACCCCTCTGGTAACGTGAGCCAGATGAAGAGCCCACCCTGCGGTTTGGTCCAATGAACCCCCTGCATATCTGAAAAGTTCTTTTTCAGCTCTTCCAGCATAAGGTCTTTCTTTTTTCTATACATATCGATTGTTGGCTTTAAGAGTTCTTTGAGATCATATTTTTGAAGGAATCTGCCAGCA
This genomic interval from Kosmotoga pacifica contains the following:
- the buk gene encoding butyrate kinase, producing MRILVINPGSTSTKLAIFENETIVETKTIRHSTEELSKFENLYSQKDFRKELILSFLSESGYSLDSFDAIVGRGGLLRPLKGGTYFVNDRMIDDLKAAKYGEHASNLGAILAKELTTNASKEIPAFIADPVVVDEMKEVAKFSGHPDFQRKSIFHALNQKAVARSVAQKYGRRYEEMNFVVVHMGGGISIGAHEKGRVVDVNNALNGDGPYTPERSGTLPLTQLIKLCFSKKYAKNEIKKLIKGKGGLVAYTGTNDCTKIQQRLRNGETGELELFYRGMAYQITKWIGKMAAALKGEVDAIILTGGLAHDTKYLVPWISEKVSFIAPVEVVPGGNEELALALAACRVLKGEEKAKTY
- a CDS encoding thiamine pyrophosphate-dependent enzyme translates to MAAKAIFERPKSLSDKEFTYCPGCHHGIVHRLIAEVIDELGIQGKTLMVAPVGCSVFAYTFFDVDGTVAAHGRAPAVATGMKRAMPDRVVFTYQGDGDLAAIGTAEIIHAANRGERITTIFINNAIYGMTGGQMAPTTLLGMKTTTSPYGREADREGYPIHVSEVLKELSGVVYLERVAVSSPAEVRKAKQAIKKAFIAQIKGLGFSLVEVLSTCPTNWGLDPIEAMKWLNENLKKEYPLGVFVDKVGELK
- a CDS encoding bifunctional enoyl-CoA hydratase/phosphate acetyltransferase; amino-acid sequence: MIDKLSQLFDIAKGSDKKIAVAAAEDEIVLKAVKEAIERDLAEFVLFGDATELKKLCTNVGLSEGFKIVHAASTSEAVTAAVEAVACGKADLLMKGKIKTGELLSVYLKEEYGLRAGRTMNLVSVFEIPGFDRLLIVTDAGMVIAPSLKQKVDSIVNASKVAAALGIDNPKVAILGAIEVVNEKMPATIDAAILSKMAHRNQIPDVIVDGPLALDNAISEEAARHKGIDSPVAGKADILIMPDIEAGNIFYKAMVFLGGALVASTIMGGKAPIVLTSRADSDLTKLLSIALNVLIAKGASK
- a CDS encoding 2-oxoacid:acceptor oxidoreductase family protein, which produces MSENILIAAGFGGQGVMLLGQILATAAMYDDKHSTWLPSYGPEMRGGTANCTVVISDETIGSPITDTPGELIIMNIPSLLKFESTLKKEGLLILNTSVVDREPQRKDIEIVKVNANKVAEEIGNTKVANMVMLGAYLERTGAVSVESVEKALRKKLTGKKAALIEMNLKAIEAGMKLARK
- a CDS encoding 3-methyl-2-oxobutanoate dehydrogenase subunit VorB, producing MAEKVMVKGNEAMAEAAIRAGCRLYFGYPITPQSELTEYMARRLPEVKGTFLQSESEVAAVNMIYGAASTGTRVMTSTSSPGFSLMQEGISYIAGAELPCVFINVVRGGPGLGDIQPAQSDYFQATKGGGHGDYNLIVLAPSSVQEAVDLVQLAFDLADKYRNPALILADGMLGQMMEPVEFPDFRDLNTLPDHSSWAMQGCEGREPHKITSFDIDPINLEKMNIGYQKKYREIEANEVRYDTEMIDDAEYLLVGYGTMARILGSVVKKARSEGIKVGLFRPITLWPFPYKELESAVSGKKAVLTVEMSTGQMVEDVKLAVNGKIKVDFYGRTGGVVPTPEEVLRELKKIVERSE
- a CDS encoding cobalamin biosynthesis protein CobQ, which produces MFDSRISIFMGMFGSGKTEISLNVAVKLKEKFKRVALADIDVISPYFRSRDHVEELNRMGIKLIAPHGALMHADLPIISPVVHGYIANEEYSLVIDVGGNDDGAIALGSLKVALDGKNVKTYFVINPYRPFTNTVEKTVEHLQRLSRVSRRRIDFLINNANLGRETTVENVLFGEKFISRVSELTNIPVAATVIADDLNFEEEKFPIFKIKKFLKTPWEG
- a CDS encoding 4Fe-4S dicluster domain-containing protein; translated protein: MPKNFVTINEERCKGCGLCISVCPKKVLDFASHFNSKGYHPATQVDQENCIGCGFCYMMCPDTAITVYRENVEVRG
- the buk gene encoding butyrate kinase; amino-acid sequence: MRILVINPGSTSTKLGIYEDKQITRKEYVKHSPEEEEGMAVPDKVEARARAIEKFLSKNGYRVKDFNAIACRGGILPPLESGTYQVDEDMVNYLLHKAILDHPSNYAAPIGMILSKGEIPVFITDPVSVDELCPEARLTGIPQLKRMSLFHALNMKAVAREVAKEMETDVSKLTFVITHLGGGISVGLQVNGKMIDVNNSKDEGPFGSNRSGDLPVGDVVEKAFSGQFSEKELIKRYSSRGGLIAYLGTDNLQEVLQRAKNDEYAKKVLQAMVYQIAKEIGGLCAVAGGNVDAIILTGGMAYNPDFVEEIKSYISNFGLVVVKPGDNELLSLAMGAERVLSGEENAKCLSLEGIV